In Aricia agestis chromosome 14, ilAriAges1.1, whole genome shotgun sequence, one genomic interval encodes:
- the LOC121733921 gene encoding uncharacterized protein LOC121733921, whose product MENARVLRSGKSTPSREETPSSGQTTTHETNTWSRGTGVEDTTESSTRTDARAKLNSVPAQIDNVVENVGSAPGTIVNVPGDRASSKLSALQAELEYHNSELARARAASAAAMSRLEIARIELGESTDADQPPRSNKTRVEGWISEQCVRPSTSAQNPGRDPRPTENIEPRAGNTSLSDMTLLANAIVQAVNSSRSEAAPKFIHELPHFDGTITEWMAFKSVFNDTADMFSDIQNVARLRKALRGAARETVRALLYTVSDPYEIIDTLERRYGRPELLILSEIENIKRLPRMTEDGRNVSSFASKISNTVAAIKSLNQPQYLYSPELVGRIVDKLNIILKYKWYEFKSERPGAPELELMARFLNTMADQCGAMFAYETAREERRGKMKPRAVNTTRTRTHRSTRYDSDSSCDRSDCEVTYEPRNTVAAAFKPSAKKAEPFRPKHRTPRPATEAPRSATEAPSNSSNRNNCPVCSGSHTTINCADFIKLSVSERWDAAKNSKLCFRCLNNSHGRTFRCKYIPCGINGCEASHNKLLHGSGSAAPPASGNVSSINHVRASNTYLKVVPVEISGPVGTTATYALLDEGSTLTLVERTVADSVAPRGRSQLLKLEGVGGNQIDDPESCNISLTIRGACSRNLEKMNASTISNLNLTPQSVSKDLVRQCSHLAELEDELCYEQAKPTILIGQDNWHLITSRQLRIGNKGQPVASLTKLGWVLHGQDASSRNLNNIQFISHVRTSQSEDPALELIRNYFSIESLGIEPRKPKADPDERALTVLNRTCNKMNDCDRYESGLLWKTDNEVMPDNKKQALSQLVSTPATSPRTWYLPHFSVVHPQKGKVRLVFDAAAKCGGKCLNDALLTGPDLLQSLFGVLVRFREGKIAVVADIKEMFLQIKVIESDRDSLRFLWRGDDRNIPPREYRMTSLIFGAASSPCVAIHVKNKNAQNFSSEYPKVAKAAERNFYMDDYLDSFDDADEARQAVNAMYRINLGASFELRGWASNVPEVIKDVSDKRISGATTLGKSDTERTLGLIWNHARDTLGFNVNLRNTPSSVISGEILPTKRQVTCAVMSVFDPLGLVSPVTMVGKCLIQEIWRSGVGWDDPITKEHHITWMSFINNLNLLRTFEIERYVPAPPSGEGELHIFCDASEKVYSAAVYFVSMNNNTKTARLVTGKAKVAPLKPISIPRLELQAAVLGSRLAESVKRESDYKITKSYYWSDSKTVLAWIRSDPRTFKSFVAHRLAEIESTTTPADWRWVPSADNVADDATKGIPVNFSSTHRWFTGPSFILDDPATWPCEKRTAAPLPPSGEERIIKQVHVCVDHVNNDYLPKVERFSKYKRLVRAAATVLLSAEAFKAKLLKRKVNTEISPDHIRLAELLLIKRSQNISFADDIKTIEAGQRPPKRSPFHKLAVKLDRSGILYLDSRVKEEYNLPVLHAKEEFTRLLVHHTHAVFNHGNHQTVMNELRQRYHIIGLRSILRYISSDSRKQPGIKRFGACARGGDCK is encoded by the exons ATGGAGAACGCGCGTGTGTTGCGCTCGGGCAAGTCCACGCCCTCGCGGGAAGAGACGCCATCGTCAGGGCAGACCACGACCCACGAGACCAACACATGGAGCAGAGGCACCGGCGTTGAAGACACGACGGAGAGCAGCACGCGTACCGACGCTAGGGCCAAACTAAATTCAGTACCCGCACAAATCGACAACGTAGTCGAAAATGTAGGAAGTGCGCCGGGCACTATAGTTAACGTCCCCGGGGACAGAGCAAGCAGCAAATTATCCGCGTTGCAGGCCGAATTAGAGTATCACAACTCCGAACTAGCACGGGCTAGGGCGGCGTCCGCAGCTGCCATGAGTCGGCTGGAAATAGCTAGGATAGAGCTAGGAGAATCCACCGACGCGGACCAGCCACCCAGATCGAATAAAACCCGAGTTGAAGGCTGGATCTCGGAGCAATGTGTTAGGCCGTCAACAAGCGCTCAAAACCCGGGACGAGACCCGCGTCCGACTGAAAACATCGAACCGCGCGCCGGTAACACGTCGCTTAGCGACATGACATTGCTAGCCAACGCGATAGTTCAAGCGGTCAATTCGAGTAGGTCGGAAGCGGCGCCTAAATTCATTCATGAGTTGCCCCACTTCGACGGAACAATTACGGAGTGGATGGCTTTTAAATCCGTTTTTAATGACACCGCGGATATGTTCTCGGACATTCAAAATGTAGCTAGGTTAAGAAAAGCATTAAGAGGCGCGGCCCGCGAAACAGTTAGAGCTTTGCTGTACACAGTATCGGACCCGTACGAAATAATAGATACGCTAGAACGGCGATACGGCAGGCCAGAACTACTTATTCTCTCCGAAATCGAAAACATAAAACGTTTACCCCGTATGACGGAAGACGGGCGCAATGTTAGTAGTTTCGCGAGTAAAATATCAAACACGGTAGCGGCCATAAAGTCACTTAACCAGCCACAATATTTGTATTCTCCCGAGTTAGTGGGTCGAATAGTCgacaagttaaatattattttaaaatataagtggtACGAGTTCAAATCTGAACGACCCGGAGCACCGGAGCTCGAATTAATGGCtagatttttaaatactatGGCGGATCAGTGCGGCGCGATGTTCGCATACGAAACAGCTAGGGAGGAAAGGAGAGGCAAGATGAAACCTCGCGCGGTAAACACGACTCGCACACGGACTCATAGATCGACGCGTTATGATAGCGATAGTTCCTGTGATAGATCAGATTGCGAAGTCACGTACGAGCCGCGTAATACCGTAGCAGCCGCGTTCAAACCCTCAGCTAAAAAGGCCGAACCATTCAGGCCGAAGCATCGCACGCCGCGCCCCGCGACAGAGGCGCCACGCTCCGCGACGGAAGCGCCGTCAAACTCGTCCAATAGAAATAATTGTCCCGTATGTTCAGGCTCCCATACGACTATTAATTGTGcagattttattaaacttagcGTATCGGAAAGATGGGACGCAgctaaaaatagtaaactttGCTTTAGATGTCTAAATAACTCGCACGGGCGAACTTTCAGATGTAAATATATTCCGTGCGGTATAAACGGTTGCGAAGCGTCTCATAATAAGCTATTACACGGCAGCGGCAGTGCAGCGCCGCCCGCAAGCGGCAATGTTAGCTCAATAAATCACGTTCGTGCGTCAAACACCTACCTCAAAGTAGTGCCGGTTGAGATAAGTGGCCCAGTGGGCACCACCGCTACATACGCCTTGCTGGACGAGGGCTCTACATTGACCCTAGTTGAGCGTACGGTAGCGGACAGTGTAGCACCCAGGGGTCGCAGCCAGCTACTTAAGTTGGAAGGGGTAGGCGGTAACCAAATTGACGACCCCGAATCGTGCAACATATCGCTAACAATCCGCGGCGCGTGTAGTCGAAATCTAGAAAAAATGAACGCGAGCACAATTAGTAATTTGAACCTTACGCCGCAGTCCGTAAGCAAGGACCTAGTTAGACAGTGCAGCCACCTAGCGGAATTAGAAGACGAACTGTGTTACGAGCAGGCTAAGCCTACGATACTTATCGGCCAAGATAACTGGCACTTAATTACGTCTCGACAATTACGTATCGGAAATAAGGGTCAGCCAGTGGCGTCGTTAACTAAATTAGGATGGGTCCTGCACGGGCAGGACGCAAGctcgcgtaatttaaataatattcagttcATAAGTCACGTAAGAACGTCGCAGTCAGAGGATCCCGCGTTAGAATTGATAAGGAATTATTTTAGCATAGAGTCGTTAGGTATAGAGCCGCGTAAACCTAAAGCGGATCCGGACGAGCGCGCGTTAACTGTTTTAAATAGAACTTGCAATAAAATGAACGATTGCGATCGGTATGAGTCAGGCTTATTGTGGAAAACCGACAATGAAGTAATGCCGGACAATAAGAAACAAGCCCTAAGCC AACTAGTGAGCACCCCAGCCACATCACCTCGCACCTGGTACTTACCTCATTTTTCAGTGGTTCATCCCCAAAAAGGTAAGGTGCGACTGGTTTTTGACGCTGCGGCTAAATGTGGGGGAAAATGCTTGAATGATGCGCTACTAACCGGGCCCGACTTATTGCAGTCGCTTTTCGGCGTTTTAGTTAGGTTCCGCGAAGGAAAAATAGCAGTAGTAGCGGACATCAAAGAGATGttcttacaaataaaagtgattGAGTCGGATCGCGACAGCCTTCGTTTTCTGTGGCGAGGCGACGATAGAAACATCCCCCCGCGAGAATACCGTATGACCTCGCTTATTTTTGGGGCGGCCTCATCGCCGTGCGTGGCCattcatgttaaaaataaaaacgcgcaAAACTTTAGTTCAGAGTACCCGAAGGTAGCTAAAGCTGCGGAACGGAACTTTTATATGGACGATTACTTAGACTcattcgacgacgcggacgaagCCAGGCAAGCGGTCAATGCCATGTATAGGATTAACTTAGGCGCTTCGTTCGAGTTACGCGGTTGGGCGTCGAATGTGCCCGAGGTAATAAAAGACGTTTCCGATAAGCGAATTAGCGGCGCGACGACTTTAGGAAAAAGCGATACAGAGAGGACTTTAGGTCTCATTTGGAACCACGCTCGCGACACTCTAGGATTTAACGTGAACCTCAGAAACACGCCATCTAGTGTAATTTCAGGGGAAATTTTACCCACCAAGAGGCAAGTCACTTGCGCCGTCATGTCGGTTTTCGACCCGTTAGGATTAGTTTCGCCGGTAACTATGGTAGGTAAGTGCCTCATTCAGGAAATATGGCGTAGTGGCGTAGGTTGGGACGATCCTATAACTAAGGAACACCACATTACGTGGATgtcgtttattaataatttaaacttgctGAGGACTTTCGAAATAGAAAGATACGTACCTGCCCCGCCCTCTGGCGAGGGGGAGTTACACATATTTTGCGATGCTAGCGAAAAAGTTTATTCGGCCGCAGTTTATTTCGTTAGCATgaataataacacaaagacGGCTAGATTAGTTACGGGAAAGGCGAAAGTAGCGCCgttgaaaccaatttcgatACCGCGATTAGAGTTGCAAGCCGCGGTTCTTGGTTCCCGCTTGGCAGAGTCAGTAAAACGGGAAtctgactacaaaattacaaagtcgTATTACTGGTCGGATTCAAAAACGGTATTAGCTTGGATTAGGTCCGATCCGCGTACTTTCAAGTCGTTTGTCGCGCACCGGCTAGCCGAGATCGAAAGTACAACGACCCCGGCCGACTGGCGATGGGTGCCGAGCGCCGACAACGTCGCGGACGACGCTACCAAGGGCATTCCGGTGAATTTTAGTTCGACACACAGATGGTTTACAggacctagctttattttagaCGACCCCGCGACATGGCCGTGCGAAAAGCGGACCGCGGCTCCCTTACCCCCTTCAGGGGAGGAGAGAATAATTAAGCAGGTTCACGTCTGTGTAGACCATGTAAATAACGATTACTTGCCTAAAGTTGAAAGGTTTTCGAAGTATAAGCGCCTGGTACGCGCTGCTGCCACCGTCTTGCTCTCGGCTGAGGCATTTAAAGCCAAATTGCTCAAGAGAAAAGTAAATACGGAAATCTCTCCTGATCACATCAGACTAGCAGAATTGCTGCTTATCAAGAGGAGTCAGAACATCTCGTTCGCGGACGATATAAAGACGATAGAGGCTGGGCAACGACCTCCGAAGAGGTCCCCCTTTCACAAACTTGCTGTGAAACTCGACCGCAGCGGGATATTATACCTCGATAGCAGAGTTAAGGAAGAATATAATCTGCCTGTCCTACATGCGAAGGAAGAATTTACCCGACTGTTAGTGCATCACACGCACGCAGTATTTAACCACGGCAATCACCAAACCGTGATGAACGAGCTCCGACAGCGCTACCACATAATTGGACTACGCAGCATCCTTCGCTATATCTCGTCTGATTCTCGTAAGCAGccaggaataaaacgtttcggTGCTTGCGCACGAGGGGGAgactgtaaataa